From the genome of Salvelinus fontinalis isolate EN_2023a chromosome 20, ASM2944872v1, whole genome shotgun sequence, one region includes:
- the LOC129817170 gene encoding Golgi resident protein GCP60-like isoform X5 has translation MSFSRHLILSKLRLFYAKDKDGKAFHPTYEEKLRLVALHKQVLLGPYNLDASPEVGFFDVLGNDRRKEWAALGNMEKEEAMVEFVKLLNKCCNLFAPYVTSHQIEKDEQERKRREEEERQRREDEERERQRQEEERQMIKEEERLKREEEERRQLEEERLRVEQQKQQIMAALNAQTAVQFQQYAAQQYPESPEQQLGLIHQLQEQHYQQYMQQLYQVQLAQQQAALQKQQEDAVVKATLEATSEPVAAALAAREKVPLLNGQSDSHSEGMNREPERLDPAEEATENGPIGTHKQRPADSPPVIAAPSMWTRPQIKDFKEKIRQDVDSVITVGRGEVVTVRVPTHEEGSYLFWEFATDHYDVGFGVFFEWTDAANASVSVHVSESSDEDEDEEGEPPSEEEKAKKEAGKPQVDEIVPVYRRDCHEEVYAGSHQYPGRGVYLLKFDNSYSLWRSKSVYYRVYYTR, from the exons ATGTCTTTCTCTCGTCATTTGATCTTGTCTAAATTGAGGCTTTTCTACGCCAAAG ATAAGGATGGCAAGGCCTTCCACCCCACCTATGAGGAGAAGCTTCGTCTGGTGGCCCTCCACAAGCAGGTGTTACTGGGGCCATACAACCTCGACGCCTCTCCAGAGGTGGGCTTCTTTGACGTCCTGGGAAATGACCGCAG GAAAGAGTGGGCTGCTCTGGGTaacatggagaaggaggaggcCATGGTGGAGTTTGTCAAGCTGTTGAACAAATGCTGTAATTTATTCGCACCCTATGTCACCTCCCACCAAATAGAGAAGGATGAGCAGGAGAGGAAACG gagggaggaggaggaacgaCAGCGCcgggaggatgaagagagggagcgacagaggcaggaggaggagaggcagatgatcaaagaggaggagaggctgaagagggaggaggaggagaggaggcagttgGAGGAGGAGAGGCTACGGGTGGAGCAGCAGAA ACAGCAGATTATGGCAGCACTGAATGCCCAGACGGCGGTGCAGTTCCAGCAGTATGCTGCCCAGCAGTACCCAGAAAGCCCTGAGCAGCAGCTGGGTCTCATACACCAGCTACAGGAACAACACTACCAACAGTACATGCAGCAGCTCTACCAGGTTCAGCTGGCACAACAACAG GCAGCCTTACAGAAGCAGCAGGAAGATGCAGTGGTGAAGGCCACCCTGGAGGCCACGAGTGAGCCTGTAGCTGCAGCGCTCGCGGCTAGAGAGAAGGTCCCCTTGCTCAATGGCCAGTCAGACTCCCACTCTGAGGGCATGAACAGAGAGCCAGAGCGTTTAGATCCTGCTGAGGAGGCCACTGAGAATGGGCCAATAGGTACACACAAGCAAAGGCCAG caGACTCTCCCCCGGTCATAGCAGCCCCCTCCATGTGGACGCGACCCCAGATCAAGGACTTCAAGGAGAAGATTCGTCAGGACGTGGACAGTGTGATCACGGTGGGGCGTGGCGAGGTAGTGACAGTGCGAGTGCCCACCCACGAGGAGGGCTCCTACCTCTTCTGGGAGTTTGCCACGGACCACTACGATGTCGGCTTCGGAGTCTTCTTTGAGTGGACAGATGCCGCCAACGCCTCGGTCAGTGTGCACGTCAGCGAGTCCAGCGACGAAgacgaggatgaggaag GTGAGCCCCCTAGTGAGGAGGAGAAGGCTAAGAAAGAGGCAGGGAAGCCGCAGGTGGATGAGATAGTGCCGGTGTATCGGCGGGACTGTCACGAGGAGGTCTACGCCGGCAGTCATCAATACCCTGGCCGTGGGGTCTACCTTCTCAAGTTCGACAACTCTTACTCTCTTTGGAGGTCAAAAAGTGTCTACTACAGAGTCTACTACACCAGATAA